A region from the Silene latifolia isolate original U9 population chromosome 7, ASM4854445v1, whole genome shotgun sequence genome encodes:
- the LOC141592087 gene encoding RPM1-interacting protein 4-like — translation MASKVPKFGAWEGGNENFTVYFDTARKTKHNGMKINPNDPEENPDLFGGSAQAQAQDGTSQTRADEQRKTKHAGSSVAENTPAQTQNGPSQTRADGQRRTNQGGPSVAENKPQAQAQAQARPGPKPQVGRAKVPQFGAWNGGEGAQYTAYFDTARKTKNEGGVEPVINRDVSDKGRERDPPATKTRVEPKEDVSRNSGRGSTSSESLGKQNSGPKTPVHPKVTPQTRTSGGRGNQGATIPQYGVWNTDPSQAEGYTVAFARAREERKTPLHSNAPPSYQQPPQYNNPKQASCCSIL, via the exons ATGGCT TCCAAAGTCCCTAAGTTTGGTGCATGGGAAGGAGGAAATGAAAACTTCACAGTTTACTTCGACACTGCACGTAAAACGAAGCACAACGGGATGAAAATAAATCCAAATGACCCTGAAGAAAACCCTGATTTGTTTGGAGGCTCGGCCCAGGCTCAGGCTCAGGATGGTACATCTCAAACCAGAGCTGATGAACAAAGGAAAACTAAGCATGCTGGGTCCTCAGTGGCTGAGAACACCCCGGCTCAGACTCAGAATGGTCCATCTCAAACCCGAGCTGATGGACAAAGGAGAACTAATCAAGGTGGGCCCTCAGTGGCTGAGAACAAGCCTCAGGCTCAGGCTCAGGCTCAGGCTCGTCCAGGTCCCAAACCTCAGGTGGGTCGGGCTAAGGTGCCTCAGTTTGGTGCTTGGAATGGGGGAGAAGGCGCACAGTACACCGCTTACTTTGATACTGCCCGGAAAACTAAAAACGAGGGTGGTGTTGAACCTGTGATAAACCGCGATGTGAGTGACAAAGGTCGAGAACGGGACCCACCTGCAACAAAAACGAGGGTCGAGCCTAAGGAAGATGTTTCAAGAAATTCTGGCCGGGGATCGACATCTTCTGAAAGTCTTGGAAAACAAAATTCTGGGCCTAAAACACCAGTCCATCCTAAAGTGACTCCTCAGACTCGAACTAGTGGTGGACGAGGAAATCAAGGC gCAACCATTCCACAGTATGGTGTTTGGAATACTGACCCTTCACAAGCTGAAGGCTACACTGTTGCCTTTGCTAGGGCTAGAGAAGAGAGGAAAACACCGCTCCACAGTAATGCTCCTCCATCCTACCAACAGCCACCTCAGTACAATAACCCGAAACAAGCG AGTTGCTGCTCCATATTATGA
- the LOC141592088 gene encoding cell division control protein 45 homolog, which yields MVREQKVETFYAKLRDSALRVTDDTSIAPSPLLIFPSTSDVDSLCALKIIFHVLESDSIQYACYPVSSFNEIHKYMEDSLSISVDTPLTMLLINWGCHRDLRRLLDLSPSIRVFVVDSHRPIHLHNLSQENEEVVVLYTKDDEEQADLTYDFDFDVGQLANVSDLNSDDEEEEVEGEESDEESENESESEDDEDGGNGGLNRKKRRVSDEGGEGDPVKLFRKLKRKYYQMGTFHGKPSGVLMYDLSHSLRKNSNEQLWLACVSLTDQFVHERLSIERYQAGVMELEQHINSLGNLEAVTSVTLKDGTKIRAPDSSRIVYEDEPRLMLLREWNLFDSMLCSSYIATKLKTWSDNGMKKLKLLLARMGFALIDCQQKFQYMSIEVKRKMKDEFDRFLPEYGLSDFYYRSFVRLHGYSSKVSAADVVFGVTALLESFVKFDGPGASKQFGVAYDALSLNNLDQLRTGMQNAIKVQRAILRQGSTAITKRGSIRSGRKFRWVKLEDSADTKLLGYPQALTKFCFFVMDALREKGAQMKPLLCACLAQEQDKVLIVGVTAKPRLGAEKGNAFGMAFKNAAQEIQAEFFHELFESSWIILDKGAVNSFMVRLTERLLASKSWT from the coding sequence ATGGTTAGAGAGCAAAAGGTAGAGACATTTTACGCGAAATTACGCGATTCGGCGTTACGGGTAACTGATGATACCTCCATAGCTCCATCCCCTTTGTTAATTTTTCCTTCCACTTCAGATGTGGATTCATTATGTGCTCTTAAGATTATATTTCATGTACTCGAGTCGGATTCGATACAATATGCGTGTTATCCCGTATCGTCGTTTAATGAGATACATAAGTATATGGAAGATAGTTTGAGTATTTCCGTTGATACCCCTTTAACTATGTTGTTGATTAATTGGGGGTGTCATAGGGATTTGAGGAGGTTGTTGGATTTATCGCCTTCGATTAGGGTTTTCGTCGTTGATAGTCATAGACCGATACATTTGCATAATTTGAGTCAGGAGAATGAGGAGGTGGTTGTGCTTTATACTAAGGATGATGAGGAACAGGCTGATTTGACTTATGATTTTGATTTCGATGTTGGGCAGTTGGCGAATGTGAGTGATTTGAatagtgatgatgaggaggaggaggtggaggGTGAGGAGAGTGATGAGGAAAGCGAGAATGAGAGCGAGAGTGAGGATGATGAGGATGGTGGTAATGGTgggttgaataggaagaaacggAGGGTTTCGGATGAGGGTGGTGAGGGTGACCCGGTTAAGCTTTTTAGAAAGTTGAAAAGGAAATATTACCAAATGGGTACTTTCCATGGTAAGCCATCGGGTGTTTTGATGTATGATTTGTCACATTCGTTGAGGAAGAACTCGAATGAACAATTATGGTTGGCTTGTGTGTCGTTGACTGACCAATTTGTTCATGAGAGGTTGAGTATTGAGCGGTACCAAGCTGGGGTTATGGAGCTTGAGCAACATATTAATAGTCTTGGAAATTTGGAGGCTGTTACCTCAGTGACTCTTAAGGATGGGACAAAGATTAGGGCACCCGATTCTTCTAGGATTGTGTATGAGGATGAGCCTAGGTTAATGTTGCTAAGGGAGTGGAATTTGTTCGATTCTATGTTGTGTTCTTCTTATATCGCCACTAAGTTGAAGACTTGGAGTGATAATGGGATGAAGAAGCTTAAGCTTCTCTTGGCTCGGATGGGGTTTGCGCTTATTGACTGTCAACAGAAGTTTCAGTACATGAGTATTGAAGTTAAGAGGAAAATGAAGGATGAATTTGATAGGTTTTTGCCGGAATATGGGCTAAGCGATTTCTATTACAGAAGTTTTGTACGGCTTCATGGGTATAGCTCGAAAGTTTCTGCTGCTGATGTGGTTTTTGGGGTCACAGCTCTTTTGGAATCATTTGTTAAATTTGATGGTCCCGGTGCTTCAAAGCAATTCGGGGTAGCTTATGATGCATTGTCCTTAAACAACTTGGATCAACTAAGGACCGGGATGCAAAATGCAATAAAGGTGCAACGTGCAATTCTAAGACAAGGAAGCACAGCTATAACCAAAAGGGGCTCAATTAGAAGCGGTAGGAAGTTCAGGTGGGTTAAATTAGAAGATTCAGCAGACACTAAGCTACTAGGATACCCACAAGCATTGACTAAGTTCTGCTTCTTCGTGATGGATGCGCTTAGAGAGAAAGGAGCTCAAATGAAGCCGCTGTTGTGTGCTTGTTTAGCACAAGAGCAGGATAAAGTGTTGATTGTTGGTGTGACAGCGAAGCCGAGACTTGGAGCAGAAAAAGGAAATGCATTTGGGATGGCTTTTAAGAATGCTGCTCAAGAAATTCAGGCCGAGTTCTTTCACGAACTCTTTGAATCTTCATGGATAATCTTGGATAAAGGTGctgtcaattctttcatggtgAGGTTAACAGAAAGGCTATTAGCTTCCAAGTCTTGGACTTAG